The following are encoded together in the Theileria orientalis strain Shintoku DNA, chromosome 1, complete genome genome:
- a CDS encoding uncharacterized protein (Os01g0276600 protein) — MAYSTHYRTSYYDSYYYCHICSAKRASSEIEHTDSGDLKCMSCHQTGFVEKVSGGTLNPPGAPRTHRRRQTRESGQRRVPAGENINDPFASVFGVPLNTFFQNVFSGPLAFPMVSTDPNVPSTLRFEEDFNNFFGHTLSSFFNEGTRSQQRQPGQRERGRNISFSRLFNSLIANPMDQQAMNQILQFVMENDPNSYGSPPAAKKVVEALKVVELTTEKAKEYETCTICTEDFKEGDKIHLLTDDKEKCGHAFHVDCIIPWLKQHNSCPVCRFELPTDDDNYNRQRDYLMSRIVEEVRRNAGPQANQPTNNETNTGAKGLFRESNPGPLAPKARIIPLDQTAYKENKALPSPNEEFRMPFDDSRTGFLRNDLRKDEKGKNKKIQVHIRH, encoded by the exons ATGGCATACTCAACACATTATCGCACGAGTTATTACGATTCATACTACTACTGTCACATATGTAGCGCAAAAAGGGCAAGCAGCGAAATAGAACATACAGATTCAGGAGACCTGAAGTGTATGTCATGCCACCAAACAGGATTCGTGGAAAAG GTGAGCGGAGGAACATTGAACCCGCCAGGCGCACCTCGCACACACCGAAGAAGACAAACACGAGAATCAGGGCAGAGGAGAGTGCCGGCAGGAGAGAATATAAACGACCCCTTCGCATCGGTGTTCGGAGTGCCCCTAAACACCTTCTTCCAAAACGTTTTCAGCGGCCCTCTCGCATTCCCAATGGTGTCGACGGACCCGAACGTGCCATCTACCCTGAGGTTCGAAGAGGATTTCAATAACTTCTTCGGACACACGCTATCGTCCTTCTTTAACGAAGGAACGAGGAGCCAGCAGCGGCAGCCAGGACAGAgagaaagaggaagaaaCATAAGCTTCTCAAGACTATTCAACTCACTGATAGCAAACCCTATGGACCAGCAGGCAATGAATCAAATACTCCAGTTCGTAATGGAAAATGACCCAAACAGTTACGGATCACCCCCGGCAGCAAAAAAAGTAGTAGAAGCACTAAAAGTAGTAGAACTAACGACGGAAAAAGCAA AGGAGTACGAAACATGTACAATATGCACTGAGGACTTCAAGGAGGGAGACAAGATACACCTCCTGACTGACGACAAGGAGAAGTGCGGCCACGCCTTCCACGTGGACTGCATCATCCCGTGGCTGAAGCAGCACAACTCCTGCCCGGTCTGCAGATTCGAGCTCCCGACGGACGACGACAACTACAACAGGCAGAGGGATTACCTGATGTCGAGGATCGTGGAGGAGGTGCGGAGGAACGCAGGCCCGCAGGCAAATCAGCCAACGAATAACGAAACAAACac CGGGGCAAAAGGGCTGTTCCGGGAATCGAACCCGGGGCCTCTCGCACCCAAAGCGAGAATCATACCACTAGACCAAACAGCCTATAAAGAAAA CAAGGCTCTTCCAAGCCCAAACGAAGAATTCAGGATGCCGTTTGATGACTCGAGAACCGGATTCCTCAGAAATGACCTAAGGAAAGATGAAAAGgggaaaaataaaaaaatacaagtaCACATCCGTCATTAA
- a CDS encoding cyclin, whose protein sequence is MQKQQELDRESVQMLLAFGSDQIQKAGILLQLHAVTIASGQSILHKFYVSHNLKEYNIKPTSAACCFLACKLEENHRKLEQVAKIFEFLRYYEDESKSYKYSSENENILKKEILRIEREILVGFAFRLDKIMVLPHRYILQYTYALFRNLDKYTSHSVDKLAQRAWGYLNDSMRTSLCCEIRPGVIAAGCIYLSATSLGIPLKKETEWFQVFEATWEEIIKVCKEMDRLYAMGKPKYIEV, encoded by the exons ATGCAGAAACAACAGGAGCTTGACAGAGAGAGTGTCCAAATGCTATTGGCATTCGGATCGGACCAAATACaa AAGGCTGGAATATTGCTACAACTTCACGCAGTAACAATAGCATCAGGACAGTCAATATTGCACAAGTTTTACGTGTCACATAACCTAAAggaatataatataaaa cCTAcatcagcagcttgttgttttttagCATGTAAATTGGAGGAGAACCACAGGAAGTTGGAGCAAGTGGCcaaaatatttgaatttTTGAGATACTACGAAGATGAAAGTAAATCATACAAGTACTCGTCAGAGAACGAGAAC ATCCTGAAAAAGGAAATTCTGAGAATAGAGAGGGAAATACTGGTAGGATTCGCATTCAGGCTCGACAAGATCATGGTACTGCCACATAGATACATACTCCAGTACACGTACGCACTGTTCCGAAACTTGGACAAGTACACATCGCACAGCGTGGATAAGCTGGCACAGAGAGCCTGGGGGTACCTGAACGACAG TATGAGGACGTCACTGTGTTGCGAAATCAGGCCAGGAGTAATCGCAGCAGGGTGTATATACCTATCGGCCACGTCGCTGGGAATACCACTGAAAAAG GAAACCGAGTGGTTTCAAGTATTTGAAGCAACCTGggaagaaataataaaagtgtgtaaaGAAATGGATAGACTTTACGCAATGGGAAAGCCAAAATACATAGAAGTATAG
- a CDS encoding uncharacterized protein (protein of unknown function DUF1253 family protein), with translation MSPPRDGEESNLDKLIKVIDSKEYNKRRKLLDSSEIPEENVLNYDILNEDEDDYESELPLQYTENIKEKDQYNSYNEDYEKYINENKPDGTEITFNNPLFASYKLRQSTPLLKYLMKLEDVPDPITHMEKYHTAKPIAKRLQNLMKNKKNKDDVPTLKANLKYLYECLNTYVDVFYVNSRVSALNSVRFVYSLHIANHIAKSAEKKKETGEEERCEGFTRPKVLIICGLKCIAKEVIDNMLKLIPGSKSNKNLERFRSDFSLPEEDIKDQVEGFMKTKKPVDFVKTFSGNQEDAFKMGIRYDGGLLHLYSPFYSSDVIVASPLGLRPLLSNKEPDYDFLSSIEVVIADRVDIIKFQNWRLFTDLMKVINRPLMKWRDGDINKIRISAIDGQVEEYRQSVFISTSKNVVFNSIFKNLKNRRGGLKLLTPSKSDYVLLASKFKIQQMFIKVPCTDVKTSREDCLDYFMENMIPNLDEIKGVLIVIQDYTQYFRLAKRLKHANLEFMACHESNTAKHMKMARQKFSTGEVPILVTTYRLLFFKRYILKGSSKIFLIQPPEYAQLYKDFVKMAETNRSNTIVSYYTKYDGMLMETIVGTQRVAKLMEAPDTKITQYH, from the exons ATGTCGCCTCCCAGGGATGGAGAAGAATCGAATCTTGATAAACTTATTAAAGTAATTGACAGTAAAGAATATAACAAAAGGAGAAAATTATTGGATTCCTCTGAAATTCCTGAAGAAAACgttttaaattatgataTTTTGAACGAAGATGAGGACGACTATGAGAGTGAACTGCCTCTACAATATACGGAAAATATAAAGGAAAAGGATCAGTATAATAGTTATAACGAAGACTACGAAAAGTATATAAACGAAAATAAGCCAGATGGAACGGAAATAACGTTTAACAACCCACTGTTTGCATCATATAAACTTAGGCAGAGCACACCCCTGCTAAAGTATCTGATGAAACTGGAAGATGTGCCGGACCCGATTACACACATGGAAAAGTATCACACCGCGAAGCCAATAGCTAAGAGACTCCAgaatttgatgaaaaataagaagAATAAAGACGATGTACCGACACTGAAagcaaatttaaaatatttatacgAATGCCTAAACACATACGTGGATGTGTTCTACGTAAACAGTAGAGTGTCAGCGCTCAACTCAGTGAGATTCGTGTACTCACTACATATCGCAAACCATATAGCAAAAAGTGCAGAAAAAAAAAAGGAAACCGGAGAGGAGGAAAGGTGCGAGGGGTTTACAAGACCAAAAGTGTTGATAATATGTGGACTTAAGTGTATAGCAAAGGAAGTGATAGATAAcatgctgaagctgatacCGGGCTCAAAATCG aataAAAATCTGGAGAGGTTCAGGTCGGACTTCTCACTGCCGGAGGAAGACATAAAGGACCAGGTTGAAGGATTTATGAAGACGAAAAAGCCAGTAGATTTCGTGAAAACATTCAGCGGAAACCAGGAAGACGCGTTTAAAATGGGAATCAGGTACGACGGAGGACTGTTGCACCTGTACTCGCCGTTCTACTCAAGCGACGTTATAGTGGCATCGCCGCTGGGTCTGAGACCACTATTGTCAAACAAG GAGCCAGACTACGACTTCCTATCGTCAATAGAAGTGGTGATAGCAGATAGAGTGGACATAATTAAATTCCAAAACTGGAGACTATTCACAGACCTGATGAAG GTGATCAACAGACCACTGATGAAATGGAGAGACGGAGACATAAATAAGATAAGAATTAGCGCAATAGACGGCCAGGTCGAAGAATACAGGCAAAGCGTGTTCATATCGACATCGAAAAACGTAGTGTTCAACTCGATCTTCAAGAACCTAAAAAACAGGAGAGGAGGACTGAAGCTGCTAACACCAAGTAAATCGGACTACGTGCTCCTGGCGTcgaaatttaaaatacagcaAATGTTCATCAAAGTGCCATGCACAGACGTGAAGACCTCGAGAGAA GACTGCCTGGACTACTTCATGGAAAACATGATCCCAAACCTAGACGAAATCAAGGGAGTGCTAATAGTAATACAGGACTATACGCAATATTTCAG GCTGGCAAAAAGACTAAAACACGCAAACCTGGAGTTCATGGCGTGCCACGAGTCAAACACGGCAAAACACATGAAAATGGCGAGGCAGAAGTTCAGCACAG GAGAAGTGCCGATACTGGTGACGACATACAGACTGCTGTTTTTCAAAAGGTACATACTGAAGGGATCCTCGAAGATATTCCTAATACAGCCGCCGGAATACGCACAGCTGTACAAGGATTTCGTAAAAATGGCAGAAACAAATAGAAGTAACACGATAGTGAGCTACTATACCAAGTACGATGGCATGTTGATGGAGACAATAGTGGGAACGCAAAGAGTTGCGAAACTGATGGAAGCACCagatacaaaaataactcAATATCATTGA
- a CDS encoding uncharacterized protein (mitochondrial substrate carrier family protein): protein MSNLTYIPHGDKRRNEYLKRYLESLSICGVSHVFSYPFDTGYTRLASNYKNNSKVGAYLKDTWKNRGIKNMYAGFSLCLVSTATHLLITIPLDQNMQYRVIKSINEEIAKNPILNSNIKAIKPKELKPVELFPFNLIFATISSFISRTVTYPINTLKVKYQYHTYRENCDYKSFMSTLKRNNGLTLKRLYSGFGMKCCLFLPECLLYGTLYSAVVRFLS, encoded by the exons ATGTCAAATCTGACGTACATACCTCACGGAGATAAGAGAAGAAACGAGTATCTGAAAAGATACCTGGAGTCGCTGTCAATATGCGGAGTTTCGCACGTGTTCAGTTACCCATTTGACACAGGGTACACGAGACTGGCGtcaaattataaaaataatagtaaaGTGGGAGCATATTTGAAAGATACATGGAAAAATAGAG gaataaaaaatatgtacgCCGGGTTCTCACTGTGTTTGGTGTCAACAGCAACACACCTGTTGATAACAATACCCCTGGACCAAAATATGCAATACAGGGTAATAAAAAGCATCAACGAGGAAATAGCGAAAAATCCAATACTAAATTCAAACATAAAGGCAATAAAACCAAAAG AGCTGAAGCCTGTGGAGTTGTTCCCATTTAACCTGATATTCGCAACGATTTCATCATTCATATCGAGGACAGTAACGTACCCAATAAACACACTAAA AGTCAAGTACCAGTACCACACGTATAGAGAAAACTGCGACTACAAGAGCTTTATGTCAACGCTGAAG AGGAACAATGGACTCACGCTGAAGAGACTGTACTCAGGATTCGGAATGAAGTGTTGCCTGTTTCTACCAGAGTGCCTGTTGTACGGCACACTATACTCAGCAGTTGTAAGATTCTTGTCATAA
- a CDS encoding uncharacterized protein (protein of unknown function DUF529 repeat containing protein), producing MISIEPGVWMCKYTSKNGALYELKIDTNLKILNRQYKLIDHKLNIIRKILYTKKQMKKSAYAIVAFLLLLADKYAKCHIDVTIDLKVKCSNKLWDYEHLGYAYGNYDSFLYHLKEGYKCYRVTYGNTVIWKSAGNERADRVVLSGRGSQRKMVEIDLDDDTVIYYFKPGRFRTWKRYISDNI from the coding sequence ATGATAAGCATTGAACCTGGTGTATGgatgtgtaaatacacatctaaAAATGGTGCTTTGTATGAACTGAAAATAGATACTAATTTAAAGATTCTTAATAgacaatataaattaatagatcacaaattaaatataattagaaaaattttgtatacaaaaaaacaaatgaaaaaatcTGCATATGCCATTGTAGCTTTTCTGCTTTTATTAGCAGATAAATATGCAAAATGCCACATTGATGTAACAATAGacttaaaagtaaaatgtaGTAACAAACTCTGGGACTACGAACACCTAGGATACGCGTACGGCAATTATGATAGTTTCCTTTACCATCTGAAAGAGGGATATAAATGTTACAGAGTAACTTACGGAAATACTGTAATTTGGAAGTCAGCTGGAAATGAAAGGGCAGATAGGGTAGTTCTCAGTGGTAGAGGATCACAAAGAAAAATGGTTGAAATAGATTTGGACGATGATACcgtaatttattatttcaaacCAGGCCGATTTAGAACGTGGAAAAGATACATTAGTGATAATATATGA
- a CDS encoding phosphatidylserine decarboxylase, whose translation MRHFPISKHGLGYIGVPLFLSLLSFAFSEYLAFFFIFLTILVTYFFRDPKRLVPDNDSLVLSPADGVVTSVEVVDSPLADGTRLNRVSVFLNVLNVHVNRSPVTGVVKSVKYKPGEFLNALKEESVARNEMIRTVFLSQYGNYTLITEQLAGLIAKRAVCDLQPGDEVKVGSRMGMIKFGSRVNTYFPLDVKPLVVKGQPVSAGQTLFAYLDPKLSEGSQNFKYDKI comes from the coding sequence ATGCGTCATTTTCCCATCTCAAAACACGGACTGGGTTATATCGGAGTACCATTGTTCTTATCATTATTATCGTTCGCCTTTTCAGAATATTTAGCcttcttttttatatttctGACAATATTggtaacatattttttccGTGACCCTAAAAGATTAGTCCCCGATAATGATTCTCTGGTACTCAGCCCAGCCGATGGAGTCGTAACCTCAGTGGAAGTTGTAGATTCACCTTTAGCAGATGGAACAAGACTAAACAGAGTCTCAGTATTTCTCAATGTTCTAAACGTACACGTTAACCGCTCGCCGGTTACAGGAGTAGTCAaatctgtaaaatataaacctGGAGAATTCCTCAACGCCTTGAAGGAGGAGTCCGTAGCCAGGAACGAAATGATACGCACCGTGTTTTTATCACAATACGGGAACTACACCCTCATCACAGAACAGTTGGCCGGTCTAATTGCAAAAAGAGCAGTTTGTGATCTCCAACCAGGAGACGAAGTCAAAGTAGGCTCGAGGATGGGAATGATTAAGTTCGGGAGCAGAGTGAACACATACTTTCCACTCGACGTAAAGCCTTTAGTAGTCAAAGGCCAGCCAGTGTCAGCAGGACAAACACTCTTCGCATACCTAGATCCAAAACTATCAGAAGGATCTCAAAACTTCAAATACGACAAGATTTAA
- a CDS encoding uncharacterized protein (RNA recognition motif, RNP-1 domain containing protein), translated as MRPRTTRSGPERPFTPRQNYNRRDEVDIRGVRYNSPSRYRDYGYSSGRDPKDNYNARDFNQRDFVQGRDLNHREYPNNRDVHRSYPNSKDYNNVREYPNTRDYPSNSRDYNNSRDYHPPTWDYHSNSRDYHGPRDFHSSREFHNSRDYIASREYPGAGSRDFNRYRDYSAHPHRNYQQPSRNVSEFDKFPAERRVYRERPGPYDRRAPPPRQPPVRRTEVQGYELDARRTGPVRRTAALPSRYHKTKVFIGNLSGEVTQDELTAKFSSFGPINRIDFRRKFAFVDFVRSKDAETAIREMHNKLIWGSWLKVQPHIEQQKKLSAREPKPGYQITVTNLDQSVSWQDLKDFARQAGEVNYASIIIKGNKRFGLIEFTNDESVQNALKDLNGKKIDVNKLELIHVPVSEFLKTIGYNNETLLVEEPNDDLYSNDSPVNHETQNDENDRLLSTIDLLFTLDS; from the coding sequence atgagGCCCAGAACAACAAGATCTGGTCCTGAAAGACCTTTCACTCCCCGTCAAAATTACAACAGACGCGACGAGGTTGATATCAGGGGAGTTAGATATAACTCGCCCTCTCGGTACCGTGATTATGGCTACAGTTCAGGTAGGGACCCTAAAGACAACTACAACGCTCGCGATTTTAACCAGCGCGACTTCGTTCAGGGCAGGGACTTGAACCATCGCGAGTATCCAAACAACCGCGATGTTCACCGCAGCTATCCGAACTCGAAGGACTACAACAACGTCAGGGAGTACCCCAACACCCGTGACTACCCTTCCAATTCCAGAGATTACAACAATTCCCGCGATTATCACCCGCCCACCTGGGACTATCATTCCAATAGCAGAGATTACCACGGACCACGCGACTTCCACAGCTCTAGAGAGTTTCACAATTCTCGTGACTATATTGCCAGTCGTGAGTACCCCGGGGCCGGTTCCCGCGATTTTAACCGCTATCGTGACTACAGCGCCCATCCCCATCGTAACTATCAACAGCCTTCACGCAACGTGTCAGAGTTCGACAAGTTTCCCGCCGAACGAAGGGTGTACAGGGAGAGGCCGGGCCCATATGACCGCAGGGCTCCACCTCCCCGTCAACCTCCCGTTCGTAGAACTGAGGTTCAAGGCTACGAGTTAGACGCCAGGAGGACCGGGCCTGTTCGTCGCACAGCGGCTCTGCCCTCTAGGTACCACAAAACAAAGGTTTTTATAGGCAATTTGTCCGGCGAGGTTACCCAGGACGAGCTTACAGCAAAATTTTCATCATTCGGGCCCATTAACAGAATCGACTTCCGCAGGAAGTTCGCGTTTGTCGACTTCGTCCGTTCCAAGGACGCTGAGACCGCAATACGCGAGATGCACAATAAGCTGATTTGGGGGTCATGGCTTAAGGTACAGCCGCACATTGAACAGCAGAAAAAGCTCTCGGCCAGGGAACCGAAGCCCGGATACCAGATTACGGTCACCAACTTGGACCAAAGTGTTAGTTGGCAGGATTTGAAGGATTTTGCCAGGCAGGCTGGTGAGGTTAACTATGCTTCGATTATTATCAAGGGCAACAAGAGGTTCGGATTAATAGAATTTACTAACGATGAGTCTGTTCAAAACGCCCTCAAGGACTTGAACGGGAAGAAGATTGACGTTAATAAGTTGGAGTTGATTCATGTGCCAGTCAGTGAGTTCCTCAAAACCATTGGTTATAACAATGAGACTTTGCTGGTCGAGGAACCCAACGACGACCTTTACTCGAACGACTCCCCAGTTAACCACGAGACGCAAAACGACGAGAACGACAGGTTACTTTCTACTATAGACTTACTATTCACTCTCGATTCTTAA
- a CDS encoding uncharacterized protein (aminoacyl-tRNA synthetase, class I (M) domain containing protein): MWIPLHIVKIRINKIVIFCFYSLIIVNSLCLKTRGSLNAPLSFLTSFSDHRNHKSGSLVNLFSKNEEHTHKDKYLITSPLFYLNGEPHLGHVYTLVASDVLKRYLVLKGYDVKLLVGTDEHGSKIKSSSTKLGCSPKDYVVSMRNKFLDVYGCYDISPDILVHTSEDEHKNRVKRTFDILLQSDDIYRGLHQGYFSPAEDCYYTKSKLVSGKSPLGFDVEFVEEPAYFFRLNKWKDRIKNFFSRNPGAILPAHRLNEVNNILGSDLNDVAITRSSCDWGVEVAQGETIYVWFDALLGYLSHLKLGDSGYVPDNLRLIHVLGKDILSFHALLWPAMLMSLGLELPCRFISHGWLLSRGDKISKSLNNSVPALPPPQSSDVCRLALMNLGDFSSDFEFDSSIFETSHNIIRNKFANTCHRITSVISLSGIETINSPFFDLSDLANDHLTSSLFDRFSTYRTHLDYHVKSFRFDKYIQVLIDLSYEINKFIEDKQFWLIDSHSKEFITTAWTACSLLFHLGLFLMPIAPRLSCDIISRLRPSLSGNMVSNPSFDCLDNIIQFSYSPIHVNQLI; encoded by the coding sequence ATGTGGATTCCATTACACATTGTAAAAATTcggataaataaaatagtaattttttgtttttattcactGATAATTGTTAATTCCCTTTGTCTTAAGACCCGCGGCTCACTAAATGCTCctttatcatttttgaCATCATTTTCTGATCATCGCAACCATAAATCTGGATCACTtgtcaatttattttctaaaaatgaagaacatacacacaaagataaatatttaatcacTTCTCCCCTTTTTTATCTTAATGGAGAACCACATTTGGGCCATGTGTACACACTGGTGGCTTCTGATGTGTTGAAACGGTATTTGGTTTTAAAGGGCTACGACGTTAAACTGCTGGTTGGCACTGATGAACACGGTTCAAAGATAAAATCTTCCTCCACTAAACTAGGTTGTTCCCCTAAGGATTACGTTGTATCCATGAGGAATAAGTTTTTGGATGTCTACGGCTGCTATGATATTAGTCCCGATATTTTGGTACACACTTCCGAAGATGAGCACAAAAATAGGGTCAAGCGCACATTTGACATTTTGTTACAGTCTGACGATATTTACAGGGGCTTGCACCAGGGATACTTCTCTCCCGCTGAGGACTGCTACTACACCAAGTCTAAGCTGGTCAGTGGAAAGTCGCCGCTAGGGTTTGATGTTGAGTTTGTCGAGGAGCCTGCTTATTTTTTCAGGCTGAATAAGTGGAAAGATCGAATAAAGAACTTTTTTTCCCGGAACCCGGGTGCGATACTGCCTGCACACCGGTTAAATGAGGTAAATAACATTTTGGGTTCTGACTTGAACGATGTTGCAATCACCCGGTCCAGTTGCGATTGGGGCGTTGAGGTTGCTCAGGGTGAGACCATTTATGTTTGGTTTGACGCTCTACTTGGGTACTTAAGCCACTTAAAACTAGGCGATAGTGGCTACGTGCCTGACAATTTGAGGCTTATTCACGTCTTGGGCAAGGATATCTTGAGCTTCCACGCTCTCCTGTGGCCCGCTATGCTTATGTCTCTTGGTTTGGAGCTGCCTTGTAGGTTCATATCTCATGGCTGGCTTCTTTCACGCGGCGACAAGATTTCCAAGTCCCTCAACAACTCAGTTCCCGCCCTCCCTCCCCCCCAAAGCAGTGACGTCTGCAGACTTGCCTTGATGAACCTTGGCGACTTTAGCAGCGACTTTGAGTTTGATTCCTCCATTTTCGAGACTTCCCACAACATCATTCGCAACAAGTTTGCAAATACGTGCCACAGGATCACTTCGGTCATTAGCCTGAGCGGGATTGAAACCATCAATTCTCCCTTTTTTGACCTCAGTGATCTTGCAAATGACCACTTAACCAGCTCTCTTTTTGACAGATTTAGCACTTATCGCACACACTTGGACTACCACGTCAAGTCTTTTCGCTTTGACAAGTATATTCAGGTTCTCATTGACCTGTCTTATGAAATCAATAAGTTTATTGAGGACAAGCAGTTTTGGCTAATCGACTCTCACTCAAAAGAGTTTATCACTACTGCTTGGACTGCCTGTTCTCTTCTGTTTCACCTTGGTCTTTTTCTTATGCCAATTGCCCCTAGGCTATCCTGTGACATTATCTCCAGACTACGGCCAAGTTTATCCGGCAATATGGTATCCAACCCTTCTTTTGACTGTTTGGACAACATAATTCAATTTTCATACAGTCCCATACACGTAAATCAGCtaatatga